In Struthio camelus isolate bStrCam1 chromosome 12, bStrCam1.hap1, whole genome shotgun sequence, the DNA window GTTTCATACTTCAACTGCAAACTCTGTTTAAAAGGGTTAtcttgtgtttgtacagcactcAGTCCACCTAGCTCTTGGCTAACAACAAGAGTTTCTGAGCACCTTGGCATCGAACATATATTGCTGCTTTTCATTACTGTTGAGGGTCAGGGTGTTTCAATATTTGGCTTGTAGGCTTTGACCTTCGGTGCTCAGTGCTCCCACATGGTGGTGCTAGAGCAGCTACTTTAGTGCTATTCCCCAAGTGACGGAAATAATCACTTcatcatttcaaatatttctcgTTTATCTCTAATTTGCAAGATCCAGTGAGTGATCAAAAATGTTATATTCCTGTCTCAAACTCTATGTCTCCTACGAACTTTTGCAAAATACATCACCTACCAGTACAAGGCCTTTCCACAGAAAGGATATTCAGGATCACATACTTCTGTCACCAGCAGACTGTTCGCTGCAGCAGGATTTATCTTGCTTCCTCCCAGCAGCACTTTGGGAAAGTCTAGCAGCTCCACATGGCAGAGAACTCTGTAACTGCCTGCAGATTGGATGTGATCTATAACTTTGACTTTTAGTTCCCTGTTCCTAAATTAAGTTGGCATTATCAGCCACCACGATAAATGTTTCATAAATTGGTTTTTGCAGAAGGTGAAGTGACATgcagaaaaatctctttcaaatCTTTAAGAAACTGCTGCATTCCGTCTGCTGCTGTTCAATCCCAAAAGTTTTTGCTTCTTCATTAGCAGCCAGCTAAAATACCATATGCACTTGCTGTTATCTGTGTGACACGGAATTCAAACAAGCGTTTTGGTAGGAGCAGGAAAAGGGAAACAGGTAATATTGCATTAAATCCATTTGTGTCTAATACACAATTACCTTCAGATTTACCTCTAATGATTCTTCAAGGTCAAGGAAAGCTAATTTGTGACTATACTTGCGATAGCAAACAGCGTAGCATAACAGGACCAGGCCTGCAGAACAAGACAAGTAGGGCTGAGGACCCAAAGTTCACATTATAGGTGTTTTGCAGGTCTCTGGACAAGCCCTATTTTGACCCCCTGGACTGAACACACATTAGTGACTGGAGCACATCATCTGGTTtagtttttaattgaaaagaaattcagttcaCGTGCTGCAAGGCTACTCCATAATGTGAACCAAATCACCACAAACGGCTCAGAAGACTTACTTCAAAAACACATATCTGATCCTCACTAAAATGCAAATATAGTCCAGAGATGAGACTCATGGAACAGCTAATGGGGTTCAAGAGTCCTGTGGAATTTACTAGTATGCCATCGGAAGAAAGCTCTGCCACTGTTCCTTTAGGGACACATGACCACAAGCTGGTAGGGATGGGGAAAGGCAAGGCTGCCCTATCCTTCAGCTGCCCTGACTGTTGTTCAGTTTTGAGTCTCTCAGGGAAAGATTAAGAGAATAATTAGATGTCTTCAAGAAAACACGGCTAAGGATTAGTACCTTTTGAGGACAGCCACTAATAACTCAGCCAAGGTACAGGCCCAGCAAAATTCCTTGAACAATTGAAGGAAAATTgaacagctgaaaagaaagggCGAAGAGGAGAAAGGGTAGCACAGCACACCATGAACAACTTGGGGAGGAACACAGAGAACTTGATCTGGACCAGAATCAGCCTTTTGTTGGAATCCAGCACTCTAAAATAAACTCTTTGGATGCCTGCAAGCGGTCCAGAGGCTCtcgaggaaactgaggcagcgtGTTTCAACAGCCATGCCAGTGACAGCAGCTGCCCGACAACAAACTTTTGTGATAAAACTCAAACTGTAAATTAGGCTATCTTTGCTTaatactatttttgtttttctcaaaaatCTGAGATGGGTTCTCTGCGCCCTGAAGAAAGCCTCAGCACAGGTAAGAGCAAGTCAGACCACTGTTATTCATCTGCCTTCCCAGCTAAATTCCACCTCTTTTGTAAATCATTTGTGAAATGATTTACTTTATTTCCTACCAAGGAAAGGGGATCACTTGATCTCCAGTGCAAGACTATCACAAAATTAGTTATGTATTTTTAGGCAAAGCGGAAAACATTGACCTCTGACAGAAACAAGGTATTGTATAGGCCAGTTAAGTGTTCTAAAATGCTAATTCTCACAATAACCTTCCAGTATACAGAAGCGGCACTAGAGAGAgcatatttcattttgctttaaacaGAACAATAACTGGAAGGAAGTTACTTACCCATATTTTTCTGCAAGTTCCTTTGCCTCTTCTTCTTTCACCATTCTTTGGTCTTCCAGATCACTCTTGTTTCCACATAATACAATGTCAGGGTTTTCACAATATGCATGCATTTGTAGCTGACCTACAGGAACAACCAAAAAAAACTGGGCTCACATCTTGCTGTTCTCACTAAAGAACATTAGCACATTCAAGGGGATACAAGAACTTCAGGAAGATGActcttagaaagaaataaaacaagtgtATTCTCAGTTACCTAGCAGGACTTCTGCTATTGCACAGAGAAGCCAGAGAGCAGGTGGACATCCACTGTTACGTACCCAGAGCTGGGGAGCAGAAGCCTGATAACATTAGCACAGAAGCTGCGTATTTGTAGCTCAAGGAGTCATGCTTGCCAAGCATCTTCAGTGAGCTActaggaagggagaaagaatacTTTCCCTCTTCTGATGTGCCACGGGTTTGGGAACTGCTTTCCCTAGACACACCAGCCTCGTAACACTCGCTTTCCATTAAGCCTTGCTGGCAAAGCTGAGGCTGAAGCTTTGCATAGGCTTTCCACAGACTTAAATTGCTGAATGACACCACAGTTAGGGATACAAAGTCTTCTCAGCTTGCTTTCACATACATGCAAAGCTGAATTTCAGGTAAGCACTAGAAATCACCACTAGCAGTTATTACAATTATGAATGCAACATTTACTTTCTTTCTCCCTAGAAAGCCTTAAAAACCAGAATTTTCAGTTGTAACCATTTCTCAGAAAGGCCTCCATATTTGCAAACATAGCCCTGCAAGCAAGCAGGAACAAAAGGCCATACTTATCCAGTTCCTGACGTTGAGGAAGCTTTGCTCATTTGTCAGATCAAAGAGTAGAAGAAACCCCATGGCATCTCTGAAGAAAGCTGTTGTCAGGCTACGAAACCTAGACCATTGAAGTGAAGTTAGTTGGCACAGCTGATAAGTTAATTTGAAAATATCACTGTATAATGTTATAAAACATGTAATTTAAAACTCAACTAGCTAGAACAAAATATTCATCATAACTATTTCTGCTGATAGGGAGACTGGCTAACATGGATGGCTAACATTACTGCGGCCTGATCCAGGGCTCAGGAAGTCAAGGAGACCTCCTACTCAAGCCTGAGAGCTTTAGCTCAAGCTCCATATTGTCAAGCACACCTTGATCAAGAAATTAGAAGAGGAGCAAAGTTTAAACAACACTGAAATTTGTTGCTGTACACATTAGTACTTGATTTTAAGATAATCAGCTGCTAACATCCTAGTCTTTTAATAGATGACTAGAAAAGAATCCTTTGACCTGACTTCATTTGTCTGACTTTCCTAAGACCTCAAGATATTCACAATAACAACACTCATTATCActataaaagatttaaaaatatctatattAATTGGCCACGAAAAAAATAAACTAAGGTTTccaaaagacaaagagaaaaaaaccacagttttaatgttttaattcaaCACAGCTGTAACTTAATGAGTACATGGGAAACGGCTTCCATCACTGTTAAAATCAGAGTAAAAGCACTTATCCGTCTTGAGTCATACAACTAAAATACaacaaacaataaagaaaattcaTAAACTTAGTTGTGTTCGGCTAGCTTCATGACAACTGCCTTGCTTGCTAGATAGAGAGAAAACACATACCTTTCCTGCCCTGCAGTATCCCAGAGCTGAAGATGTATCCTCTGCCCTCTGCCACTAACACCATCTGGCCCATTGGGTCTATAGACCTACAAAAGACAAGTTTGCAAGACAGTGTTAGCCAGCCTCTATAGAACAGCCTCTGTAGAGCCAGCCTCTACAGAACAGCAAACAAGCCCTGATATTTAAAGTCGTTGAATGAAGCAAAACTAGCATTTCTGACTCAAGGCCTAACTGCAGCTCAAACCTCCTTATGACTTTATATGACTTAGTAATGGGGTTGTATTTTAATTCTGCTTGTagctaatatttaaaaacaagaggaaaagtgaAACTGGAGAAAGTTTTCAACAGACTGTGGACTGCAAACAGATATTTAGAATGGCAATTGCGTTTCCTtgggcaagtttttttttttattgcaattttctattttttactgTTATCTTGTATCCTGTTCAAATGAAAGTGTAATTATAAGAGAGCAATAATGGGATCATGCAATCTGGCAATATATTTGTACAACTAACAGAATCTCATTAGCAAACACAATACACTCAGAAAGATAATGACATTTCTTCTTAACTGCCAAAAGATTGCTGAAAAAGAGCTGAGGGTAGATCTTATCATATTCTAGCTCATAAAAGCAGAAATTGATGTTAATAATAAATGCTGAAGAGTTTAATCAGCATGAAAACATAAATAAGGACATCTGTTAGCTTTGGAAGGAtcagataaaaataatattcatgtATTTTAGAACACCTCTGGTTGGGTCATCTTCTTTTCATCAAACTCTCACTGTACCTTAGATTACTGGAGTTACAAATATATCTTTAAGGACACGTAGGCTTGCTGAATTTGTGGATAACGTGAATCAGGTTGCTAAACATAATCCTTACCCTGAGTTACCAAATATACTAATCAAGTAACCCTACCACATTTACCGTCCCACAAAAGGAATACTAACTTATTCAAGAGACCAGCATCTCATTAGGATATTTATTCCTTCCCACTACTGTGGTGCATGCCATCATTCAGAAGTCAGTCTACACAATGCCCATTCACCATACAGGTTTCTGGATGTCATACGGGGAAGTCGTAGCAGGCTGCACTGAAAGGTGCGTGACGCTGCTGCACGCGAAAGGAAAGGGCACGGTGCTGCCTCAGTTCCTTAGGGCAGAAGGGACCAGCATCCGATTGGTTACAATGTAGTGCTCTGTGGCCTCAAATCAAAAATATGTTTGCCTTACATTTCACAACAATTCTGGAGATAAAAAAgcccattttatttttcataatttttctctGGTACTGGCAACTCTTTAGGAAGAGAGATCAACTCCTTATATCGTGATACACCATTTCATTCTCATATTTTcaaatggttttaaaataaacatttcagttcaCAAACAGTAAAACCCTTTTTGCTTCAGCCCCATCAGTCCTTGCATAGGGAGTTCACCAATAAAAGTGCTTCTCCGGGTAGTATGAGCCCAGCTCACCAAGCAGCTGCGCTCATCGACACTCGCTAAAGAGCAACAAGAGGTCACTGAGAATCAGCTATTCTTATTTTAAGTTTGGGAGAGCTAGGGGGGCAGAATAATTTCCTTATCAGGAGATTAATTACACAGTAACTGTGGATTGCATGCCTCCACACAAGCATCAGAaagtcagattttttaaaaataaacctagcCATCTTCAACACAAAGATAGCTATAGTTTTAAAGGAGCACGCTGTTTGAAAAAACTCACCACTCTCTTTTCCCGAAAGTCAATGCCCACTGTTGTGATAAATTTGGAATTAAATTTGCCATCTGTGTACTGGTAAAGAAGGCTGGTCTTTCCTACTCCGGAATCACCGAGCGCTAGAAATTTGATGAGGTAATCGTAGTCCCCATCAGACATAGTGGGAATTCAGGAAACACcttagaaagcaaagcaaaaagcattagTTATTGAATAACTGTGCTAAGGCATCTTTTGCCACATGTTTAAAATACAAGTCACTATTTGAACTACAAAGCATCCAGCAGTGGGACCAACTCTGTACTCTTCCACAATGGtttcacattaaactctcagttATGGCAGGTATCAGTATCAAGTTCAGCTGAAAAATGCATCATTTATCTTTTGTAACACTCCTCTTACCGCAAAGAGGAGGCAAAACAATTTTAACTTCTTCGAGACAGACCAAAATCCAAGGTCAAAGAAAACCATTCAAGGTATCTGCAGCATGAGTTGCAGAACTGTTTTAATCTATGTGGAAGCTGGTAGAAGCTACCTTACACATACCAGCAATATaattctgattttgctttcaCTGTGAGATTATTAACATACAGGAATAATTCACTTTAGTTTTCAGATTCCAcctgatatttaaataaaaaagcaccaTACTGCCTCAAACACTAGTCATTCATTGAACTTTTTATGAATAACAACAAGAGGCTCTCAAAGTAGTTTAACTAAAGTTGGTTCATGTCTTCTTCTGAATGATAGCCATTTTCCATTAATAGCTATGTTTCAGTGTCAAAAAAGTCCTTTTATACCAGGAGAAAAAATAACCaagcaacattttcttttagtttgtagtgaaacaaaaaaactattttcaaattttaaaagttgtattCCTGATAGTAACAAATCATTTAAACTAAGTCTTCATACCTAAACGTCATCAAATAACACACACATTTTTCCACGGCCTATACGCATTTAAgacatttctctttattttttcacGCCTTTGAAACAATAATCGCTTGTAAGATACACTCTGATCGAAGTGCAGTAACTAGCTAGAATTTACAACACAATCTCTGCAAATTGTAACGTACACTAGAAAGACTGATTTAAGTGCACTAGTACTTTCCCGTTGAGCAGCTACTGAGCCTCACTTcccccaaaacaaacagcagtgaGCTGCCTCATgttgttttcaaagaaatgaatgcaaaaagaGAAGCTTAAAATAACCAatctaaaagcagaagaaatctggCATAAGACTACCTCTTTTAAAGGAGGGAAATAAGtaacaaaatacaaacaagatAGATGatgaaattaaagacaaaaaagtaaaaatttctgTTTCAAGAGTAAGTAAGTATTATTAGAACTGCTTGTAGCTTGAACTAGATGAAACCATTTGTTGCAAGTCATACACAGCAGCAGTTTGCATCAATGGCAAAACACCAATTCGTTTCTTGAATATCAATTCACAGCTTGAGGTTTAGAACAAACTCCGTTATCTCAAGTATGTGGGTGTCAATCACCACCATTAAACTAGAAGCAGAATTACCTGTAAAGCCTTGACATTATGCCAGTTCTGCTCACAGAAGTGTGATCAGTCGACTTAGCCACTACTGGACTAACCACGATCCAGTGGAGACAACGGTCAAGTTTGACCAACACGTTCTCCAGCTGAAGGGTCAGTGGGAAGCTTTTGACACCTTACTGCCACTTCCAACCTTGCAATCTCCCTTCTGCCAGTCAAACCATATTTTACATTATGCCGTCCACCGCAGTGAGACCGTGCAGCAATAGGGCTGAACTAGTATTAGCTGACAGAGTTCACCCTCACTACCAAGCCACAGCCAGCTAATTCACTTTCCACCGTTGCATTTTAATATAATGTTTTGCAATAGAGTAAAAggttgaaacaaaaaacaaaacaaaaaaccaaaaaatggcAGTAATCACTAACAGCGACGTTTTTACAGAAGTACACCAAAACTGCAGGCCTGCACTCACCATCCAGGTCTGCAGGAGTGGTATCTTCAAGGGAGTAAGTGGAACAGGCAGTGACACACTAACATAAGaacatttttaacagaaacaaaaagcctTTATCGACCTAATACACTCACACGTACCAGTAAaagtttttttaatcttctcccttcttgaggaagggaaaaaaaaaaaaatcagaccatcTACCTTGCAGCTCTACAAAGCCTCTTTTCACTGAAACACAttagaagaaagggaaaatgttttaaaaagcaaacatgcagatctttttttttttttttttaatcaaagattaGATATGGCTTAGACTTCTCTATCTTACGCAGTGTTCCTTTTGCCCTCAGATGTTCTGCCAAGAGTAAAGAGCTGTGTAAAATATAGGGCCCCTCTATTCAAGTTCATGCTATTTTAGCTTCAATATCCCTAAATTAATTATCGCTTAAAAAGGCAAATCTTATGGCCAGTATATTACACAAAGATAGGCTAGCATCATGGTTTTTATTAAGCTATTGCCCTCAGACTGAAGTATTTGCCTTGTCTTTCCGGTATTTTGTTAGCTAGCTGTAGGTATACAGAACATACTTCTGATAACAGACAGGAATGATAGTGCCACCTCATCACTGTTAACTAATTTATGTTATAAGAAAGCTAATTTATCTCACCCCCTCTTCAAGACCTTATGGAGGAAGAATGGGCCCTGCAGCAGTATCACTATTAGTAGCACGCTCAGAGACGTGGAAACCAGTCTGGTTCACGTCTGTTAAGAGTTACGGTAAAACCTCAGCCTCCTTCCACCGAGCCAGGCTGGATAAAAACCTTTGGTTAGACaccagggggtggggaggggaacacTCTAAAGATATTACTATGTCATATCACATTTGTAGAGTATCTATTTGTATAAACAGGCCACACCATGAGGACTGCTTTAACCTCAATCTCCATATGGCTGGTAACAAATATAATATGCAAATGACTAGAAGTGGACTAGGAGCCCTTCACAGCAGAAGCATAAAAAACGTGTTCTCACCAGGGCTCTTGAGAAGGAAGTTCTCTCCTTTGGCTTTTGAAACGCACACACCTTTCACTGCACCCCATAATGTCAATCTATTATTCTAATATCTCCAGGGTGTGGTTCTTGTGAAACCCTACACAGCTAACCTGTCCTTGGAGACATGCAAAGAgttattttcaaagcagtttcaAGCCTTGTCCTCCTCCctgtacaaatatttaaaaagtgatcTCCACCCTCTGCTTCCAAGACTTGCAGTCCTAGGGGCCAGACACATCCATCTCTCTGGTAGAGGAATAAGAATGTACCCACAGCAAAAGTATATTCATAGCAAAATCTGCTAAGGGAGTGTTTAAAAGAAGTACTGAAGTTTCCAGTATTTCACATGCTgtttatttagggtttttttaaacgTAATTTATTACATGTGGTTATGCTTTCACAGCATAATATTTACATGCGCAGTCACAAAAGGACAGACATAACAGAGTCAAAAGGGAAGCTAGCTTCATGATCTAAGCCACTGTTTTGAAACGCCTACCTCCCTGAACTCAACAGAAGACAACAGGCAGGATTTTATCCCGTCTCTATAACTACTAGCTCAAAGGATCAGATCAGTTATACATCTTACTAATTACACACGCTCACCTTCTTGCAAttcaacttaaaatatttctaaaatgttaAGGCACTTAAGAATTTCATCAAGCTTCTACTTTGGCAGCTACCTGCTTCCTTGGTCAAAATTCTCTGCTCACCACCACTTATGTAGTCCATATAAAGTCTCAGCTGCCATTCACTTCTGTCATACTCTGTATTTGTATATATCATGTGGGAGacctgtgtattttaaaatacagactcTCACCAGTCTTCATTAAGTAACTGAACACTACTTAGCCAAGTCATGGACCTGTTACTATGAACTCATCTCGTTTGTTTCTTGTCTTTCCATCCACATACCTCTATACCTCCTGTACCAGAAGAGtgggaaaaaggaagaatcaGAGAACGGGGGTTATATACTTAGAATTCATCAggtctacaaaaagaaaaagaaaagtctgaaatCACTGTAAAATGATCATttcccaaaattatttttaagagtaacaactccttagctgaaaaaaaatggaaatagtttAGACTCCATAGCAAGCCCTCCAGTGTTTCTCCTTTTGTAACCTCCCTCCCCTGCGTCCTTTTCAACTCCAGCATTGCACATAGCCTAGCACTATGTGCTATGAACAAGTACCACTGGCCTTTTACATTGCTGATGGGACCTTTACAGCCGTTACTTAATATGCGCTGGCACAACTGTTCCCACAGACTTGTCCCACGGACGCCCGGATCACGCTACCTCGCCAGAAAGGATGCTCTGCAAAGCAAGCACTGCTCCTGTTCAGCGCAGTTACCAGTCCCAGGGAGTTTCACATTAACAGGCATCAGTGTTACAGGCCCATATTTTTGCCTCCAGGACTTAAATATCACAATCCTACTGTGCAATAAAACACATGAGCAGCATTGTTCCTGGATAACCTGAGGAAATTGGCTTGGCATGCAGGATTTCTCCTGTGCAGTACAGGAGAGGGAATACACTCTCTGAACAAAAGGCCTTGCACAAAACATGCAGTTCCTGTGCCGTTTCACAGCtaggggagggaagaaaacaaagggaGAATGAAGCCCAAAGTAATAATATACGAAAACATAAGCAAAAATAAGCATTAATCTACAAATGAAAGTTTACACAGACATACAGAGCGAAAAAGCCAGGAAATCCGTACAAGCTCTTAATCAGGCACTCCTCAAGCACATCAATTGAAAATAAAGTGCACCACTTACCCCAAACACTGCCAAAGGAATAGTTAGGGCTACCTGGAGACACTACTGCTAGTAGGAGGACTTTGTAGCACCTCCTGTTCAGCACACAGCCGCCAAGCTTACGTGTCACCTGTTTGCATTCATGCTGATGGGTGCCCGGAGATAAAGAGGTGTGCCTCGAGTCTGAGGAGGGTGCTGCTtgacagagcagctgggaagcaatTACACAGTTCACATGTCCCATTTGTTCCTAAAGGCAAACAGCACTTCACAAGAGATTTATGCATGACCTACCTAGAAGCAGACACAAAATATCTGCTAAACCTCCCACAAGCAGTAAAACATCTTTGCGTGAGAACATTTCTTGTTAGAAACAGCGCCATTGTATTAACGATGCAGTACATGGATCACAACTGCTCAGTTCTGCTCATAGCTTTATGTCTTTCTCTCCCGGGTGAGAGGAGGATGACAGCAACCTCTAATGCGAGCTGCTGGTTTTTATATTTCTGCCTTGTTCAGAGAGGTTGGAGCACACCTTGCTGCCCCATTGGTACCACGGTGAAAATCAGCTTTACCAaagatttctaaagaaaacaacagaaaaattattCCTCGGCAAAgtctgaaacttaaaggaatcaAGTCTGACAGACTTCAGACCACACCTGCAACACCACCCCATCTCACAAAGaagcaatatatatttaaatgagatCACTGTAGACAAAAGGTAAAAACACCAGAAACATCTCTTTCTGGGTCCTTTCCACACCACTCCACTGAGCCCTCCAAGAGCAAAATCTATTATTCTGTATGAAAATATTACAATTAAACTATCTGACTCAACCCACTCGGTCCCCTCATGCCAAATGAGAAGACTATTTATACATCTCGGACATCACCCTAGTATCCCAGATCTGCAGCACAGCCAAAGTTATTTTCTAAATACTGTGATATATCAGGCACAACCATAAAGGCACAAAATAATTAGAATTCGGCAAGTAACACAGATTAGGCCTATAATTAATTCACATTTTAAGATATCACAGAATTTCACCACATTGTTCTTCGGGGCAGGGGGCAGCCTCT includes these proteins:
- the RAB27A gene encoding ras-related protein Rab-27A, whose translation is MSDGDYDYLIKFLALGDSGVGKTSLLYQYTDGKFNSKFITTVGIDFREKRVVYRPNGPDGVSGRGQRIHLQLWDTAGQERFRSLTTAFFRDAMGFLLLFDLTNEQSFLNVRNWISQLQMHAYCENPDIVLCGNKSDLEDQRMVKEEEAKELAEKYGIPYFETSAANGNNVSKAIDTLLDLIMKRMERCVDKSWIPEGVVRSNGHSSTEQLNEEQEKGKCGC